A genomic stretch from Verrucomicrobiia bacterium includes:
- a CDS encoding alpha/beta hydrolase, whose amino-acid sequence MKSSTSFISGRIVFAFTVFFAAALWLPMFSRAAEVVLPLPLVPGAKVMTLWPPDSTNLNASRLDQQETITYAKGRTDYIIKVTNINNPSIEIHLAPPDKANGSAIVVAAGGGNHELNVGPEGVEVANWLNSIGVSAFVLRYRLVPYTSAGDALADSERSMRMVRANAKEWNIDPHKIGFMGFSAGGEQAARLALNFDNGNASAADPIERESDRPDYVVLVYAGWRGDLDYSHMPKDMPPSFLMSAGIDDAFHAKETVDYYNAMFNDKVPVELHIYGHGGHAGSLSRRGGIPMGTWQYRFLEWANDLKFIEKAKN is encoded by the coding sequence ATGAAATCCTCGACCTCATTTATATCTGGAAGAATTGTTTTCGCGTTTACGGTCTTTTTTGCGGCGGCATTGTGGTTGCCGATGTTTTCGCGGGCGGCGGAGGTGGTCTTGCCGCTGCCGCTGGTTCCGGGCGCAAAGGTGATGACGCTTTGGCCGCCGGACTCGACGAATCTGAACGCGAGCCGCCTGGATCAGCAGGAGACGATCACTTACGCAAAGGGCCGCACGGATTACATCATCAAGGTCACGAATATTAATAATCCTTCGATTGAGATTCATCTGGCGCCACCGGACAAGGCCAACGGCTCGGCCATCGTCGTGGCGGCGGGCGGCGGTAATCATGAGTTGAATGTGGGGCCGGAGGGCGTGGAAGTGGCTAACTGGCTCAATAGCATCGGGGTGTCCGCATTCGTATTGCGTTATCGGCTGGTGCCTTATACGTCGGCGGGGGATGCGCTGGCGGATAGCGAGCGGTCGATGCGGATGGTCCGGGCGAATGCCAAGGAGTGGAATATTGACCCGCATAAGATTGGGTTCATGGGGTTCTCGGCGGGCGGCGAGCAGGCGGCGCGGTTGGCGCTTAATTTCGATAACGGTAACGCGAGTGCCGCAGATCCCATTGAGAGGGAGAGTGATCGGCCGGATTATGTGGTGTTGGTGTATGCGGGCTGGCGCGGGGACTTGGATTATAGCCACATGCCGAAGGATATGCCGCCGAGCTTTCTGATGAGCGCGGGGATTGATGACGCTTTTCACGCGAAGGAAACTGTAGATTATTATAATGCGATGTTTAACGATAAAGTTCCGGTGGAGTTGCATATTTACGGACATGGGGGTCATGCGGGGTCGTTAAGCCGTCGCGGTGGAATTCCGATGGGTACTTGGCAGTATCGCTTTCTGGAGTGGGCAAATGATTTGAAGTTCATCGAGAAGGCGAAAAACTGA